In Micromonospora ferruginea, the sequence GGAACGGCGTGAACGTGGTCTTGCCGTCCGGGTTGGCGAGCTTGCCGCCGGCCGCGGCGAACGCCTCGGTGAAGCCCCGCAGCTCGTCCCAGCCGCCCTGGTAGTCCGGGCCGATCGCGTAGACCTTGCCCTTGACGTCGTCGCGCACGTGCGCCGCGATCGCCTCGCCGGGCTCGTCGGAGAGGTAGGAGGTGTGCCAGACCCGGGACACGTCCTTCAGCTCCGGCCGCCCGTTGGACCCGACGAACGGCACCTTCGTCTCGTTGAGCAGCGGATAGACCGCGGCCACCGAGCCGCCGCCGACGATGCCGGTGAGCGCCACCACCCGGTCCTGCTTGAGCAGCTTGGTGGCGGCGGGCACGGCGGTCGCCGCGCCGTTGCCCTCGTCCGCGACGACCAGCTCGACCTTGCGTCCGCCGAGCTTGCCGTCGTGGCCGGACAGGTAGAGCTGGAAGCCGTCGCGGATGTCCTTGCCCACCGACTGGTAGGTGCCGGAGAGCGAGGCGAGCAGACCGATCTTGACGGTGCCGCCGGAGCCGGCGGTCGGGCCGTCGTCGGCGCAGGCGGACGCCGCGAGCAGGACGAGGGCGAGCAGCCCCGCGGTGCCGGCACGGCGGTGCCGGGACGAGGTCAGGGACATGGTGTCTCTCCTGGTTCAGGGGTGAGGATCCGGCGTGCTGCCGGCGGTCAGCGGCTGCGGCTCAGGGCCGCCCGGGCCGCGGGGGTGAGCGCGTCGCCGATGCGGTTCGCCAGCTCGGTCATCTCGTAGGAGACCTTGCCGACGTCGCACCGCGGATCGGCGAGCACGAGCAGTGAGGCGCCGTCGTTGAAGGCCATGGAGAACATGAAGCCGCCCTCGAGCTGGGTGACGTTGGAGATCACCGCGCCGGCGTCGAAGAACGCCGCCGCGCCGCGCAGCAGACTGACCAGCCCGCTGCCGGTGGCCGCCAACTGGTCGGCCCGGTCCGGCGGGAGACCGCGGGTGGCGGCCACCATCAGACCGTCGCTGGAGATGGCGATGGCGTGGGTGACCTCGGTGGCGCGCTCGGCGAAGGCGTCCAACAGCCAGCCGAGATCCTGGTGGTCGGTCACGTGCGCTCCCTTGTCGGGTCAGTGGGTGATGAGGGTGGTCCGGCGGCCGGCGACACCGCGGGCGTAGGCGGCCATCGCGTTGGCCACCCGGGCCGGGTCACGGTGCTCGGTGGCCTGCCGGGGCGCCGGTACGCCGCCGGGCACCAGTTGCTCCTGCGGCTGCCGGCGGGGCAGCCCGGAGGTGGTGGTGCCGGCGACCCGGGGCTCGTCGGAGCGCGCCGCGGTGCGCCAGGCGTCGTCGGCGGGGCCGGCCCACGACCCGCCGTCGCCGTCCGGCCGGTCCGCCTGGAACCAGTGGTTGACCTGGTGGAAGATGACCAGCTCCTCGGTGGGTGCGTCGCCCGTCCGGGACGCCGCCGGCTGGAACACCGGGGCGACCGGGAGCGCCCGGTCGGCGGCCGGCCCGCCGGCCCACGGCTGCGGGGCGGGGCGCGCCCCGGCCGGCACGACGGTGGCCCGCCCGGTCGGGGAGGCGACGGTGGTGCGGCCCGCCCGCCGGGACGGCCGGTCGGGGGTGAGCAGGAACTCCTCGGGCGGCAGCGGCCTGATCAGCGCGGCCGGGAGCGCCACCTCGGCGATGGTGCCCCGACGCGGCCCGGAGCGGAGCTGGACGGCGGCGCCGAGCCGGGTGGCGAGTTGCCCCACCACGACCAGGCCCATCGCCCGGACGGTGGCGACGTCGATGGCGGGCGGCTGGGCGAGCAGGTCGTTGAGCTGCTGCCGCCGGTGCGGGGGCAGCCCGACGCCCTCGTCGCTGATCTGCACGATCACCCGGTCGCCGAGGCCGCGGCCGGTCACCCAGGCCTCGGTGGCCGGCGGCGAGTAGCCGGTGGCGTTCTCCATCAGCTCGGCGAGCAGGTGCACCACCTCGTCGACCGACTCGGCGGCCACCGCCACGTCGCCGTCCACCAGGCCGATGCGGATGCGGGGGTAGTGCTCGATCTGGCTCTGCGCGGCCTGCAGCACCTGGGGCAGCGGCACGTCGTGGTGGCGGACCCGCCCGACGCCGACCCCGCCCAGCACCAGCAGGCTGGCGTTGATCCGGCCCATCCGGGTGGCGAGGTTGTCCAGCGCGTAGAGCTGGTGCAGCCGGTCCGGGTCGGTCTCGTCCTGCTCGACCTTGTCGACCTGGGCCAGGACGGCGTCGACCAGGCGCTGCTCCCGCCGGCTCAGGTGGATGAAGATCTCCGCGGTGTTGGCCCGCATCACGGCCTGCTCGGCGGCGGTGCGTACGGCGGCCCGGTGCACCGCGCTGAACGCCTGCCCGACCTCGCCGATCTCGTCGTCGCCGGAGACCTCCACCGCGTCGACGGCCTGCCGGCGGGCCAGTTCGTCCGGGTCCACCGAGGCGCTGTCCGGTTCCTGCAACCGGGCCACCACCTGGGGCAGCCGTTCGAAGGCGACCGCGTTCGCCGCGTCCCGCAGCCGGCGCAGCCGTCGGGTGATCTGACGGGCGACCGCCCAGGTGACCAGTGCGGTCAGCAGCAGCGCCAGCAGGGCGGCCGCCGCCTCGACGACGGTGCGTCGGCGTTGCTCGGCGTGCGCGGCGCGGATGTCGTCGAGCACCGCGCCGTCGACCCGCAGGCGCAGCTCGGCCAGGCGGACCGCCCACTGCCC encodes:
- a CDS encoding roadblock/LC7 domain-containing protein, which encodes MTDHQDLGWLLDAFAERATEVTHAIAISSDGLMVAATRGLPPDRADQLAATGSGLVSLLRGAAAFFDAGAVISNVTQLEGGFMFSMAFNDGASLLVLADPRCDVGKVSYEMTELANRIGDALTPAARAALSRSR
- a CDS encoding nitrate- and nitrite sensing domain-containing protein, with translation MRLIVAAPLVAVMGFAGLALTESARQTARASDLGQLAQLGAEAGGLAHRLQHERIVAADLLTRGGAEQQDAFADATTATDAAVAGYRRQRARVPSGAAAERAVLPRIDAALAALAPLRAQVRTAERASVSAMTFSYRIVIADLLGLRESVTLGVVEPRIADGIRASAALSKVAEAVGQQQVAVLRAVTAGQVTPALQQDITAARTGITEATLAFLALARPAWQGWWEQAGSGESALRLQRLLDQVARTAAGERLQLDLGTWLNATGQWAVRLAELRLRVDGAVLDDIRAAHAEQRRRTVVEAAAALLALLLTALVTWAVARQITRRLRRLRDAANAVAFERLPQVVARLQEPDSASVDPDELARRQAVDAVEVSGDDEIGEVGQAFSAVHRAAVRTAAEQAVMRANTAEIFIHLSRREQRLVDAVLAQVDKVEQDETDPDRLHQLYALDNLATRMGRINASLLVLGGVGVGRVRHHDVPLPQVLQAAQSQIEHYPRIRIGLVDGDVAVAAESVDEVVHLLAELMENATGYSPPATEAWVTGRGLGDRVIVQISDEGVGLPPHRRQQLNDLLAQPPAIDVATVRAMGLVVVGQLATRLGAAVQLRSGPRRGTIAEVALPAALIRPLPPEEFLLTPDRPSRRAGRTTVASPTGRATVVPAGARPAPQPWAGGPAADRALPVAPVFQPAASRTGDAPTEELVIFHQVNHWFQADRPDGDGGSWAGPADDAWRTAARSDEPRVAGTTTSGLPRRQPQEQLVPGGVPAPRQATEHRDPARVANAMAAYARGVAGRRTTLITH
- a CDS encoding ABC transporter substrate-binding protein codes for the protein MSLTSSRHRRAGTAGLLALVLLAASACADDGPTAGSGGTVKIGLLASLSGTYQSVGKDIRDGFQLYLSGHDGKLGGRKVELVVADEGNGAATAVPAATKLLKQDRVVALTGIVGGGSVAAVYPLLNETKVPFVGSNGRPELKDVSRVWHTSYLSDEPGEAIAAHVRDDVKGKVYAIGPDYQGGWDELRGFTEAFAAAGGKLANPDGKTTFTPFPATTNFTPYFARIKASGANAVYTFYAGGAAVDFVKQYAQSEIKDVPLYAAGFLTEGGVLDAQGDAARDIYSVLNYSPDLDNAENREFVAAWKAEHDGSPTTYAMASYDAAAVLDRAIAAAGDDATPEKINAAIGQLGQIASPRGTWQFSPTTHAPVQKWYLRQVRQDGRALSNTVVGDLATVGG